In one window of Arachis ipaensis cultivar K30076 chromosome B06, Araip1.1, whole genome shotgun sequence DNA:
- the LOC107645935 gene encoding putative pectinesterase/pectinesterase inhibitor 22 — protein sequence MALLNLFFILMLLPSSFEASLSSSIETQDLNSMIAQACMNIENQNSCLANIQNELVKIGPPSPTSVLSAALGATINEARGAIDKITKFTTFSVSNREQLAIEDCKELLDYSVSELAWSMGEMRRIRGGDTSAQYEGNLEAWLSAALSNQDTCIEGFEGTDRRLESYISGSLTQVTQLISNVLSLYTQLHKLPFSPPRKTNTLNVTTVVDEFPDWMSEGDQQLLKAKSPPHGRADAVVALDGSGHFRSIMEAVNAAPSHSNTRYVIYVKQGLYRENVDMKKKMTNIMLVGDGIGRTILTSNRNFMQGWTTFRTATLAVSGKGFIARDMTFRNTAGPVNHQAVALRVDSDQSAFYRCSIEGFQDTLYAHSLRQFYRECEIYGTIDFIFGNGAAVLQNCKIYTRVPLPLQKVTITAQGRKSPHQSTGFTIQDSFILATQPTYLGRPWKEYSRTVYINTYMSAHVQPQGWLEWFGNFALDTLWYGEYRNYGPGSALGGRIKWPGYHVIKNPAAASYFTVQRFINGNSWLPRTGVKFTSGLTN from the exons ATGGCTTTGCTTAATCTCTTTTTCATCCTCATGCTTTTACCCTCATCATTTGAGGCTTCACTTTCATCAAGCATCGAAACCCAAGACCTGAACTCCATGATTGCACAAGCCTGCATGAACATCGAAAACCAAAACTCATGCCTCGCCAACATCCAAAACGAGCTCGTCAAGATCGGCCCCCCAAGCCCCACTTCCGTGTTGAGTGCCGCACTCGGTGCCACGATCAACGAAGCCAGGGGGGCCATCGACAAGATCACAAAGTTCACGACGTTCTCCGTGAGCAACCGCGAGCAACTAGCCATAGAAGACTGCAAGGAGCTTCTAGACTATTCCGTTTCGGAGCTGGCATGGTCCATGGGAGAGATGAGAAGAATCCGTGGCGGAGATACAAGCGCGCAATACGAGGGAAACCTGGAAGCGTGGCTAAGTGCAGCTCTGAGCAACCAAGATACTTGCATTGAAGGGTTTGAAGGTACGGACAGGCGCCTCGAGAGTTACATAAGCGGAAGCTTAACGCAAGTTACGCAGCTTATAAGCAATGTGTTATCCCTCTACACTCAACTCCATAAATTACCATTCAGCCCTCCCAGAAAGACTAATACTCTTAATGTCACGACGGTTGTTGATGAGTTTCCCGACTGGATGAGCGAGGGTGACCAACAGCTGCTTAAGGCGAAGTCGCCCCCGCATGGTCGTGCGGACGCTGTGGTGGCGTTGGATGGGAGTGGCCATTTCCGGAGCATCATGGAGGCCGTTAATGCGGCTCCGAGTCATAGTAACACGAGGTATGTCATATACGTGAAGCAGGGGTTGTACAGAGAGAATGTTgatatgaagaagaagatgaccaACATTATGCTCGTTGGTGATGGTATTGGCAGAACCATTCTCACCAGCAACCGCAACTTCATGCAAGGATGGACCACTTTTAGAACTGCTACACTTG CTGTATCCGGGAAGGGATTCATTGCAAGGGACATGACATTCCGCAACACAGCTGGACCAGTGAACCACCAAGCAGTGGCACTTCGTGTGGACTCTGACCAATCAGCGTTCTACAGGTGTAGCATCGAAGGATTCCAAGACACACTTTACGCTCACTCACTGCGTCAATTTTACCGAGAATGTGAAATTTACGGTACCATTGACTTCATCTTTGGCAACGGTGCAGCAGTGTTGCAAAACTGCAAGATCTACACGAGAGTCCCTCTCCCGTTACAAAAGGTTACCATCACGGCCCAAGGAAGAAAAAGCCCACACCAAAGCACAGGCTTCACAATCCAAGATAGCTTTATTCTAGCAACTCAGCCCACTTATCTGGGCCGGCCCTGGAAGGAGTACTCAAGAACAGTTTACATAAACACCTACATGAGTGCGCACGTGCAGCCTCAAGGTTGGCTTGAGTGGTTTGGGAACTTTGCATTGGATACATTGTGGTACGGTGAGTATAGGAACTATGGGCCTGGGTCAGCCCTTGGTGGAAGGATCAAATGGCCCGGGTATCATGTTATTAAGAATCCTGCTGCAGCTAGTTACTTTACGGTTCAGAGGTTCATTAACGGTAACTCATGGTTGCCAAGGACAGGTGTCAAGTTCACTTCAGGCTTGACCAATTGA